In Panthera tigris isolate Pti1 chromosome C1, P.tigris_Pti1_mat1.1, whole genome shotgun sequence, the following proteins share a genomic window:
- the LOC102956969 gene encoding histone H2B type 2-E: MPEPAKSAPAPKKGSKKAVTKAQKKDGKKRKRSRKESYSIYVYKVLKQVHPDTGISSKAMGIMNSFVNDIFERIAGEASRLAHYNKRSTITSREIQTAVRLLLPGELAKHAVSEGTKAVTKYTSSK; encoded by the coding sequence ATGCCTGAGCCGGCAAAATCCGCTCCCGCGCCCAAGAAGGGCTCGAAAAAGGCTGTCACCAAAGCCCAGAAGAAGGATGGCAAGAAGCGCAAGCGCAGCCGCAAGGAGAGTTACTCCATCTACGTGTACAAGGTGCTCAAGCAGGTGCACCCCGACACTGGCATCTCGTCCAAGGCCATGGGCATCATGAACTCGTTCGTCAATGACATCTTTGAGCGCATCGCCGGCGAGGCCTCCCGCCTGGCGCATTACAACAAGCGCTCGACCATCACGTCCCGGGAGATCCAGACGGCTGTGCGCCTGCTGCTGCCCGGCGAGCTGGCCAAGCACGCCGTGTCCGAGGGCACCAAGGCCGTCACCAAGTACACCAGCTCCAAGTGA
- the LOC122240850 gene encoding histone H2A type 2-C yields the protein MKNSFLTPPLAKLIKAFQSLIFQSCFVVRFRALGVVASPSVMSGRGKQGGKARAKAKSRSSRAGLQFPVGRVHRLLRKGNYAERVGAGAPVYMAAVLEYLTAEILELAGNAARDNKKTRIIPRHLQLAIRNDEELNKLLGKVTIAQGGVLPNIQAVLLPKKTESHKAKSK from the coding sequence ATGAAAAACTCGTTCCTGACCCCACCCCTAGCAAAGCTTATAAAGGCTTTTCAATCGCTGATCTTTCAATCCTGTTTTGTTGTGAGGTTCAGAGCTTTAGGTGTTGTAGCCTCACCTTCAGTCATGTCGGGTCGCGGAAAGCAGGGAGGCAAGGCCCGTGCTAAGGCTAAGTCGCGCTCGTCCCGCGCCGGCCTGCAATTCCCGGTGGGCCGAGTGCACCGCCTGCTGCGCAAGGGCAACTACGCCGAGCGGGTGGGGGCCGGCGCGCCGGTCTACATGGCGGCGGTGCTGGAGTATCTGACGGCGGAAATTCTGGAGCTGGCGGGGAACGCGGCCCGCGACAACAAGAAGACGCGCATCATCCCCCGCCACCTGCAGCTGGCCATCCGCAACGACGAGGAACTGAACAAGCTGTTGGGCAAAGTCACCATCGCCCAGGGCGGCGTGCTGCCTAACATCCAGGCCGTTCTCTTACCAAAGAAAACCGAAAGCCACAAAgccaaaagcaaataa
- the LOC102957230 gene encoding histone H2A type 2-B, whose translation MSGRGKQGGKARAKAKSRSSRAGLQFPVGRVHRLLRKGNYAERVGAGAPVYLAAVLEYLTAEILELAGNAARDNKKTRIIPRHLQLAVRNDEELNKLLGGVTIAQGGVLPNIQAVLLPKKTESHKPGKNK comes from the coding sequence ATGTCTGGACGCGGAAAGCAGGGAGGTAAAGCTCGCGCCAAGGCCAAGTCGCGCTCGTCCCGCGCCGGCCTGCAGTTCCCGGTGGGCCGAGTGCACCGCCTGCTGCGCAAGGGCAACTACGCCGAGCGGGTGGGGGCCGGCGCGCCGGTGTACCTGGCGGCAGTGCTGGAGTACCTGACGGCGGAAATCCTGGAGCTGGCGGGGAACGCGGCCCGCGACAACAAGAAGACGCGCATCATCCCTCGCCATTTGCAGCTAGCCGTGAGAAATGACGAAGAGCTCAACAAGTTACTCGGGGGTGTCACCATTGCCCAGGGCGGCGTCTTGCCCAATATACAGGCGGTCTTGTTGCCCAAGAAAACGGAGAGTCACAAGCCTGGCAAGAACAAGTAA